In Sporomusaceae bacterium FL31, the following are encoded in one genomic region:
- a CDS encoding ABC transporter ATP-binding protein, with product MSLLSLADVSLYYNKNSDHPALANVSLTVAEGEFVAVVGPSGCGKSSTISLLAGLTAPSTGTILLNGEQIDGPGLDRAVVFQDYSLFPWMTALENIRFALQQVGSTSDKQALHYLELVGVANAANQYPSELSGGMKQRVAIARAFALGAPVYLMDEPFGAVDAKNRIYLQDLLLRLWQEKDRKTTIFFVTHDIDEAIYLADRIIVFTPGPGRVKKTIVVPFERPRKRNYLIHDPGYISIRNDILSLLQDELIEDLEQIEGGAGI from the coding sequence ATGTCACTGTTAAGTTTAGCGGATGTATCCTTGTATTATAACAAAAATAGTGACCACCCTGCCTTAGCTAATGTATCGCTGACTGTCGCGGAGGGTGAATTCGTAGCCGTTGTGGGACCAAGCGGTTGTGGCAAAAGTTCAACTATTTCTTTACTTGCTGGTCTGACGGCCCCCAGTACTGGCACTATTCTTTTAAATGGTGAACAGATTGACGGTCCGGGATTAGATCGAGCCGTTGTTTTCCAGGATTATTCATTATTTCCTTGGATGACCGCTTTGGAAAACATTAGATTTGCCTTACAGCAAGTGGGCAGCACATCTGACAAGCAAGCACTACACTATTTGGAATTAGTGGGAGTGGCTAATGCGGCTAATCAATATCCGAGTGAATTGTCCGGCGGAATGAAGCAGCGGGTAGCCATTGCACGAGCTTTTGCATTAGGGGCACCGGTTTACCTGATGGATGAGCCTTTTGGTGCAGTTGATGCTAAAAATCGCATTTATTTACAAGATTTATTGCTTCGCCTATGGCAGGAGAAAGACCGCAAGACGACTATATTTTTTGTTACCCACGACATTGATGAGGCCATTTATTTAGCCGATCGAATCATTGTTTTTACCCCAGGACCCGGCCGGGTCAAGAAAACCATAGTAGTACCATTCGAACGCCCACGCAAACGTAACTATCTCATTCATGATCCCGGATACATTAGCATACGCAATGATATTTTATCTTTGCTGCAAGATGAGTTAATTGAGGATTTAGAGCAAATTGAAGGCGGGGCGGGAATATGA
- a CDS encoding sulfonate ABC transporter permease, with translation MSTKNRDRLVLIGIIVAVWQLVTGFKLLDPLLFPIPSTVLKLIIEDWEVFLKSILSSAYLLANGCLLALITAVPLGLMVGWNRRIYEVIEPMINILGPIPPIVYIPYAVAILPTFKMSSVFIIFIGAFWPLFMNTVAGVRAVEPGIINSARTLGIGYWTMLSRILLPGAMPHILSGATISLVLAFILLTAAEMIGATSGLGWYVKYFADFADYPRVVAGILVIGSMVLVIMCFYNRLAGYLLRWR, from the coding sequence ATGAGCACAAAAAACCGCGACCGGTTGGTTCTAATTGGGATTATTGTGGCTGTATGGCAGCTTGTTACCGGCTTTAAACTATTAGACCCACTTCTGTTTCCCATACCGTCCACTGTGTTGAAATTAATCATTGAGGACTGGGAGGTATTTCTTAAAAGCATACTCAGTTCAGCCTATTTATTGGCAAACGGTTGTCTGTTAGCTCTCATTACAGCCGTTCCTTTAGGGCTTATGGTGGGATGGAACCGGCGCATTTATGAAGTTATTGAGCCAATGATTAACATACTTGGCCCAATTCCTCCCATTGTCTATATTCCTTATGCGGTAGCTATTTTACCGACTTTTAAAATGTCTTCAGTATTTATTATTTTTATTGGTGCCTTTTGGCCACTGTTTATGAATACCGTGGCAGGCGTTAGAGCCGTTGAGCCAGGCATTATCAATTCTGCCCGAACGCTTGGGATCGGTTATTGGACGATGTTATCCAGAATTTTATTGCCAGGGGCAATGCCGCATATCTTGAGCGGAGCCACAATCAGCTTAGTGCTGGCATTTATATTGCTGACAGCAGCAGAAATGATTGGAGCCACCAGCGGATTAGGCTGGTATGTAAAATATTTTGCTGATTTTGCTGACTATCCACGCGTCGTGGCAGGAATTTTAGTGATTGGCAGTATGGTATTAGTCATCATGTGTTTTTATAATCGTCTGGCTGGTTATTTATTAAGATGGCGGTAG
- a CDS encoding methylcobamide:CoM methyltransferase, producing the protein MNSKEIVLKTIQREAGQRTYRPASALLSGATWTFRQKGLSLKDVLEQPQLAVSAICEINELIQSDIVWPGSGFHNLLVHLFGGKIKFRPQGNIDVHEPAFQSITELDSVNLDRIDHHAWIVTLRSIIESVHQNIGNDYLIGTSSWGPFTLAGQFYGVERLMAGMYKDKAGIHALMELMTEVCYRYLAPAISKGAAILSIADPTASGDLISLKHFEEFVAPYLQKVIGRLKEQNSLITLHICGNIKDRLHLAPEIGVDLLSVDYKVDLEAAQRQLQGKIALAGNVNPILLKDGSLNEVQAAAVKCLETAYADNFILMPGCDIPPAVPIDNVVAFIKAGTGWQAQSLDH; encoded by the coding sequence ATGAACTCAAAGGAAATTGTCTTAAAGACTATTCAGCGAGAGGCTGGGCAAAGAACATATCGTCCCGCATCAGCGTTGCTATCAGGCGCTACCTGGACATTTCGGCAAAAAGGCTTATCACTAAAAGATGTATTGGAACAACCACAACTGGCAGTAAGTGCAATATGCGAAATTAATGAGCTTATTCAATCCGATATTGTATGGCCTGGTTCGGGCTTTCATAATTTGCTGGTACATCTATTCGGGGGCAAAATCAAGTTTCGGCCGCAAGGTAATATTGATGTTCATGAGCCTGCGTTTCAATCCATCACCGAACTGGACAGTGTTAATTTAGATAGAATTGATCATCATGCCTGGATTGTAACCCTCCGGTCAATTATTGAGTCGGTTCATCAAAATATTGGCAATGATTATCTGATTGGTACTTCGAGTTGGGGGCCGTTTACGTTAGCGGGACAATTTTATGGAGTAGAACGGCTGATGGCAGGCATGTACAAAGATAAGGCTGGAATACATGCTTTAATGGAACTCATGACAGAGGTATGCTACCGGTATCTGGCTCCAGCTATTTCTAAAGGTGCGGCAATTCTATCCATTGCCGATCCAACTGCATCTGGGGATCTCATTTCCCTTAAGCACTTTGAAGAATTCGTAGCGCCTTATCTGCAAAAGGTGATTGGCAGGCTGAAAGAACAAAACAGTCTCATTACGCTGCATATCTGCGGTAATATTAAAGACCGTCTGCATTTAGCGCCAGAAATAGGCGTAGATTTACTGTCGGTTGATTATAAGGTTGATCTTGAGGCGGCACAACGGCAGTTGCAAGGGAAAATAGCATTAGCTGGTAATGTGAATCCAATATTATTAAAGGATGGTTCGCTAAATGAAGTGCAGGCAGCTGCAGTAAAATGTCTGGAAACGGCCTATGCGGATAATTTTATCCTTATGCCTGGTTGTGATATTCCGCCAGCTGTTCCGATCGACAATGTTGTTGCATTTATAAAGGCTGGCACTGGGTGGCAGGCACAAAGCTTAGACCATTGA
- the nifD_3 gene encoding nitrogenase protein alpha chain, with protein MSYFDQKEPPRREARLNACIACGGTLEHIANRKMSCCQSDGERSFTQNSICLLLPALGMMNSIPNSVVLMHGAIGCGSSSHGGNAGVRAGNNHRWGIVKDATWISTALSEQDVIGGGEEKLAAAIREIDERYKPVIIFVVASCVPGIIGDDIDGVAQQLQPEIKANILPVHCEGFKTKIWATAYDAVYHAIGRVFLKEPADANKLNQPEKPIINLMNVSSMGRVDEVELERLLKSLGFAVNVFPVFSQPDKMAAVTQAQLSVSTCPTHDDYLLQYLEEKYGIPYVLRHMPIGIENTSLWIRDIAKHFAIEEQAEQLIAAEEQELKAALAEFRPFFAGKKAFVSAGEFRALATAILLAELGFEVVAVRSFHHDEFADNEYEKLVKVTAKEIPFNIANCQPFEEANLLRRIQPDIFLGHMNGNATAAKSGVATHVIYNVGLQYVGYKGAYELARRLYRQLQNPQFNQKLSQWTKLPYSNNWYEQDPFKYIQQPEVEAGE; from the coding sequence ATGAGTTATTTTGATCAAAAAGAGCCACCGCGTCGCGAAGCACGCTTAAATGCCTGCATTGCCTGCGGTGGAACATTAGAACATATTGCAAATCGTAAAATGAGTTGTTGCCAATCCGATGGCGAGCGTTCTTTTACGCAAAATTCCATATGTTTGTTGCTGCCGGCATTGGGAATGATGAATAGCATTCCTAATAGTGTGGTGTTAATGCATGGCGCTATTGGCTGTGGTTCATCTTCACATGGCGGTAATGCTGGCGTACGCGCAGGCAATAATCACCGGTGGGGGATTGTCAAAGATGCAACCTGGATATCCACTGCCTTATCCGAACAAGATGTCATTGGTGGTGGCGAGGAAAAGTTAGCTGCTGCCATTCGGGAAATTGATGAGCGCTATAAGCCGGTTATTATCTTTGTGGTTGCAAGTTGTGTCCCAGGTATTATCGGTGATGACATTGACGGTGTTGCGCAACAGCTCCAGCCAGAGATAAAGGCCAATATTTTACCCGTCCATTGTGAGGGTTTCAAGACTAAAATATGGGCTACGGCCTATGATGCGGTCTATCATGCCATTGGCAGGGTGTTCCTAAAAGAACCAGCAGATGCGAATAAGCTGAATCAGCCTGAGAAACCAATCATTAATTTGATGAATGTTTCTTCGATGGGCAGAGTGGACGAGGTTGAGCTGGAACGACTTCTCAAATCTCTAGGTTTTGCGGTCAATGTTTTTCCGGTATTTTCTCAGCCTGATAAGATGGCTGCAGTTACGCAGGCTCAGTTGTCGGTTAGTACTTGCCCTACACATGATGATTATTTGTTACAGTACCTGGAAGAAAAGTATGGTATTCCTTATGTGCTGCGCCATATGCCGATCGGTATTGAGAATACCAGTCTATGGATCAGAGATATTGCCAAGCACTTTGCTATTGAGGAACAGGCTGAACAACTCATTGCTGCAGAGGAGCAAGAACTGAAAGCTGCTTTAGCGGAGTTCAGGCCGTTTTTCGCCGGCAAAAAAGCCTTTGTCAGTGCCGGTGAATTTAGGGCGTTAGCTACGGCTATTCTTTTAGCAGAATTAGGCTTTGAAGTGGTGGCGGTAAGGTCCTTTCATCATGATGAATTTGCTGATAATGAATATGAAAAACTGGTTAAAGTGACTGCAAAAGAGATACCCTTTAATATTGCTAACTGCCAGCCGTTTGAAGAAGCAAATTTATTGCGCAGAATTCAACCAGATATCTTTCTAGGGCATATGAACGGCAATGCTACGGCTGCAAAATCAGGTGTGGCCACTCATGTTATTTATAATGTGGGCTTGCAGTATGTTGGTTATAAAGGAGCCTATGAATTGGCCCGGCGCTTGTACCGGCAATTGCAAAATCCTCAATTCAATCAAAAGCTCAGCCAATGGACTAAGCTGCCTTATAGCAACAACTGGTATGAGCAAGATCCATTTAAGTATATTCAGCAGCCGGAGGTGGAAGCAGGTGAGTAA
- the nifE_1 gene encoding nitrogenase molybdenum-cofactor biosynthesis protein NifE, giving the protein MSNYIERPRYTCALGGAIATVEALPRAIPILHAPPGCASNTAWTQAGGCGLQVGGYCGGLSMPGSNVQEREVVFGGTERLEEQVKNSLDVMDGDLYFILTSCVTEVIGDDIGAVVNQFRADGVEIIAAETGGFKGNSYLGYDLVLQSLWKNFIQVANKPVKGKVNLWGVPPYYDVFWRGNLAGLRELLISLGLEVNTFFTVDDSLDSIKQAGQAELNIVVSNVYGVDTAQLAQEKHGIPFIKLPLPIGPSASSEFIRTVGSALKLESVLVDSVIYNANQRYYRLLDPITDCFNDLDLQRYAVIVGDANYTEAINRFLIEDLGWLPQVAVITDSLYQEQLEELGRKIKPLPSGLQPKVIFSTDTNDIRNQVKEYWNTHQSGYGKYLNPLSPSFVIGSALDRELAKDIGAAHLSVSFPVANRAVIECGYTGFSGGLRLIEDLISTIIIGR; this is encoded by the coding sequence GTGAGTAATTATATTGAACGTCCTCGTTATACTTGCGCTCTGGGGGGAGCTATTGCCACAGTGGAAGCTTTGCCGCGAGCCATCCCTATTTTACATGCTCCGCCAGGCTGTGCCAGCAATACTGCCTGGACTCAAGCCGGAGGCTGTGGGTTGCAGGTTGGCGGCTATTGCGGCGGATTGAGTATGCCAGGATCAAATGTTCAGGAACGTGAAGTGGTTTTTGGTGGTACTGAACGTCTGGAAGAGCAAGTGAAAAATTCACTGGATGTGATGGATGGTGATTTATACTTTATCCTTACAAGCTGTGTTACTGAGGTCATAGGGGATGATATTGGCGCTGTTGTCAACCAATTTCGTGCTGATGGGGTAGAGATTATTGCTGCTGAAACTGGAGGTTTTAAGGGCAATTCTTATCTTGGTTATGATCTAGTATTGCAAAGCCTCTGGAAGAACTTCATTCAAGTTGCCAATAAGCCAGTAAAAGGTAAAGTGAACTTATGGGGAGTCCCTCCTTATTATGATGTGTTCTGGCGGGGAAATTTAGCCGGATTACGTGAACTCCTAATTAGCCTGGGACTGGAAGTGAATACTTTCTTCACAGTGGATGATTCGCTTGACTCTATAAAACAAGCCGGTCAGGCTGAATTGAATATTGTAGTGTCTAACGTGTATGGTGTGGACACTGCACAGCTGGCACAAGAAAAACATGGAATTCCTTTCATTAAATTACCGCTGCCAATTGGCCCTTCGGCAAGCAGTGAGTTTATAAGAACTGTTGGCAGTGCACTAAAGCTTGAATCTGTTTTGGTTGATTCTGTAATTTACAATGCCAATCAACGTTATTATCGACTGCTTGATCCAATTACCGATTGTTTTAATGATCTTGATTTACAGAGGTATGCTGTTATCGTGGGTGATGCCAACTATACAGAGGCAATCAATCGTTTTCTTATTGAGGATTTGGGCTGGCTGCCACAAGTTGCCGTCATCACTGACTCCCTTTATCAGGAGCAGTTAGAAGAGTTAGGGCGCAAAATCAAGCCGCTGCCTTCCGGCTTGCAGCCAAAAGTGATCTTCTCTACTGACACGAATGATATAAGAAACCAGGTCAAAGAATATTGGAATACTCACCAAAGCGGTTATGGTAAGTATCTAAATCCTTTGTCACCATCCTTTGTGATTGGCAGTGCTTTGGATCGTGAATTAGCTAAAGATATTGGTGCGGCGCATTTAAGTGTCAGCTTTCCAGTTGCCAACCGAGCTGTCATAGAATGCGGTTACACCGGATTTAGCGGGGGGCTGAGACTTATCGAAGATCTTATCAGTACGATTATCATTGGCAGGTAA
- the fosX_1 gene encoding fosfomycin resistance protein FosX, whose translation MIEGVSHITFIVKDLEASAKFFTYIFKAVEVYSSGEDTFSISREKFFLIGEQWIAIMEGNSDLSRTYNHIAFKVADCDLESYESRIRELGLEFKTPRPRVEGEGRSLYFYDYDNHLFELHSGTLAARLARYQIKAK comes from the coding sequence ATGATCGAGGGTGTTAGTCATATTACCTTTATCGTGAAAGATTTGGAGGCATCAGCCAAATTTTTTACCTATATATTTAAGGCTGTAGAAGTTTATTCAAGTGGAGAAGACACTTTCTCGATATCCCGTGAAAAATTCTTTTTGATTGGCGAACAGTGGATTGCTATTATGGAAGGAAACTCAGACCTTTCTAGAACCTATAACCATATTGCCTTTAAAGTAGCTGATTGTGACTTAGAGAGCTACGAGAGCAGGATTCGAGAATTGGGTCTTGAATTTAAGACCCCCAGGCCTCGTGTTGAAGGCGAGGGGCGCTCATTATATTTTTATGATTATGATAATCATTTGTTTGAGCTTCATTCAGGAACATTAGCAGCTCGATTAGCACGCTATCAAATTAAAGCTAAATAA
- a CDS encoding aspartate aminotransferase family protein: MTSYIGPDEILQKKRDYLIPCVYHFYKQPMQLVRGEMQYLYDQTGKQYLDCFAGVSVVNCGHCNPEITKAICEQVTTLQHTTTIYLTQNIVNLAERLASVTPGSLQKSFFCASGTEANEGAALLASIYTGKHEFISLRQGLHGRTKLTMSLTGLSFWRTDTTPVGGISFAPNAYCYRCPMHKRYPECDLACANEIETVIKTATSGQVAAMIAEPIQGNGGMITPPPGYFKRVKEILDHYGILLIIDEVQTGFGRTGKMFAIEHYGVEPDIMTMAKALANGTPVGAFIARAEVADKYTRPGASTLGGNPVTAAAGLATLDVISKQNLPDRAAELGLYLKKGLKQLQEKHPIIGDVRGLGLMLGAELVLPDHEPAISEVDMILEKMKDRGFLVGKNGPNRNVLAFQPPLIITQSDLDHLLNNLDDVLSSL, translated from the coding sequence ATGACCAGTTATATTGGGCCAGACGAAATTTTGCAAAAAAAACGTGATTATTTAATTCCCTGTGTTTATCATTTCTATAAGCAGCCTATGCAGTTAGTTCGTGGTGAAATGCAGTATCTTTATGATCAAACAGGAAAGCAATATTTAGATTGTTTTGCTGGTGTATCTGTGGTCAACTGTGGCCACTGCAATCCGGAAATAACAAAAGCCATCTGCGAGCAAGTAACAACACTGCAACACACCACCACCATTTATCTAACTCAAAACATCGTTAATCTTGCCGAGCGCCTTGCTAGTGTAACTCCAGGCAGTTTGCAAAAGTCCTTCTTTTGCGCCAGTGGAACTGAAGCCAACGAAGGAGCCGCATTACTTGCTTCGATTTATACCGGTAAGCATGAATTTATCAGTCTACGCCAAGGTTTGCATGGCCGCACGAAACTAACCATGAGCTTAACAGGGCTCAGTTTCTGGCGTACCGATACAACTCCTGTAGGCGGTATCAGTTTTGCTCCTAATGCCTATTGCTATCGCTGCCCCATGCATAAAAGATATCCGGAGTGCGATTTAGCCTGTGCCAATGAAATTGAGACTGTGATCAAAACAGCAACTTCCGGTCAAGTAGCTGCAATGATTGCTGAACCAATTCAAGGAAATGGCGGAATGATCACACCACCACCAGGCTATTTTAAACGAGTGAAAGAAATACTCGATCACTATGGTATTTTATTAATTATTGACGAAGTTCAGACAGGCTTTGGCCGAACAGGCAAAATGTTTGCCATTGAACATTATGGCGTTGAACCAGATATTATGACCATGGCTAAAGCACTGGCCAATGGAACTCCGGTAGGCGCTTTTATCGCACGAGCGGAAGTTGCTGATAAATACACCCGTCCAGGTGCCTCAACGCTTGGCGGAAACCCGGTAACCGCTGCTGCAGGTTTGGCTACACTTGATGTCATTAGCAAACAAAATCTCCCGGATCGGGCCGCTGAACTTGGCTTGTATTTGAAAAAAGGGTTAAAACAATTGCAAGAGAAACATCCCATTATCGGCGATGTTCGCGGCCTCGGCTTAATGCTGGGAGCCGAATTGGTTCTCCCTGATCATGAGCCTGCAATCAGTGAAGTTGATATGATTTTAGAAAAAATGAAAGACCGGGGCTTCTTGGTTGGAAAAAATGGTCCCAACCGCAATGTCCTGGCCTTTCAACCACCGCTTATTATTACACAATCAGATCTAGATCACTTACTCAATAACTTGGATGACGTTCTGTCATCCCTATAA
- a CDS encoding peptidase U32 has product MLLSRDSVELLAPVGTWEVLEAAIGSGADAVYLGGKRFNMRMHRTDTNFDDQGLARAVEYAHKHNVKLYVTVNNLISDRELGNMRDYLKLLDQIQPDALIVQDLAILELARELNFSVPLHTSVMMNTHNEHAVRKLQEYGITRVVVSREMTLAQIALLKERTGIEIEYFVHGDMCVAQSGQCLHSGVLFGQSSNRGRCLKPCRWPYQLIDGATGQPISENDPGPFKLAQKDMCLYKHLPELIQSGVCSFKIEGRMRTADFVRRIVKTYRTAIDSYIADPMGYSINEHDWDDLYENRSRDFSSCYALGNPGAEAIGYTGEREPRFFSQAVKEAGLSTAPVLPENAAPIIAQKADLAIRVADLASLTAACDNGADVVYVGGEAFKPAKPWTLTSIAQAIEIANQSNTKVVVTTPRVTMERESSELEQFFTQLNALKPHGVMVSNIGMLNLAKKCCDLAVYTDFSLNIFNQLSAKWLKSNGAAQATVSLEATHEQIKNLLNQSQLPLELIIHGPIEAMIMDHCIPSAVIGYNFDTSQDLYNKQYELLDTAGEKHPIKIDQYGRNHILFAKDLCLYSYLPVLRGAASYRIEGQHYSPDLIAILASAYRNQLDAINSAQEIQQNHDIVEKIALSSPRELGIGAFRYRISR; this is encoded by the coding sequence ATGTTATTATCACGTGATTCCGTAGAGTTGTTAGCCCCTGTCGGTACTTGGGAAGTACTTGAAGCAGCCATTGGCTCAGGAGCCGATGCCGTTTATTTAGGGGGAAAACGTTTTAACATGCGGATGCACCGCACAGATACCAATTTTGACGATCAAGGATTAGCCAGAGCTGTCGAATATGCCCACAAACATAATGTTAAACTCTATGTAACTGTAAACAATTTGATCAGCGACCGTGAACTTGGCAACATGCGAGATTATCTGAAGCTGCTTGATCAAATTCAGCCAGATGCCTTAATCGTCCAAGATTTAGCCATTTTGGAGTTAGCAAGAGAGCTTAATTTTTCAGTGCCGCTTCATACTTCGGTTATGATGAATACCCACAATGAGCATGCTGTCCGCAAACTGCAGGAATATGGAATTACCCGGGTTGTTGTCAGCCGGGAAATGACGTTGGCTCAAATCGCGTTACTGAAAGAACGTACAGGCATTGAAATTGAATATTTCGTTCATGGTGACATGTGTGTGGCACAAAGTGGTCAGTGCCTGCACTCCGGTGTTTTATTTGGTCAGAGTTCAAATCGCGGCCGCTGCTTAAAACCATGCCGCTGGCCTTATCAATTGATCGACGGTGCAACAGGGCAGCCAATCTCTGAAAACGATCCCGGACCATTTAAACTTGCCCAAAAAGATATGTGCCTGTATAAGCATCTGCCGGAATTAATTCAGTCCGGAGTTTGCTCTTTTAAAATTGAAGGACGCATGCGCACAGCCGACTTTGTCAGACGTATTGTAAAAACTTATCGTACAGCAATTGACAGTTACATAGCCGATCCCATGGGTTATTCAATAAATGAGCACGATTGGGACGATTTATATGAAAACCGTTCCCGCGATTTCTCCTCCTGCTATGCTTTGGGAAATCCAGGTGCTGAAGCAATTGGCTATACGGGTGAACGCGAACCACGCTTCTTTAGTCAAGCCGTTAAAGAGGCTGGATTAAGCACAGCGCCAGTACTTCCTGAGAATGCAGCACCTATTATAGCTCAAAAAGCCGATTTAGCGATTAGAGTTGCAGATCTGGCCAGCCTTACTGCTGCTTGCGACAATGGCGCCGATGTTGTTTATGTAGGTGGAGAGGCTTTTAAACCAGCGAAACCTTGGACACTTACATCCATCGCTCAAGCTATTGAGATTGCCAACCAGTCCAATACCAAAGTCGTCGTAACGACTCCCCGAGTCACAATGGAACGCGAAAGCAGCGAACTGGAACAATTCTTTACCCAACTGAATGCACTTAAACCTCATGGCGTGATGGTCAGTAATATTGGCATGCTAAACTTAGCAAAAAAATGCTGTGATCTTGCTGTCTATACCGACTTTTCGCTCAATATTTTCAATCAATTAAGTGCTAAATGGCTAAAAAGCAATGGCGCTGCTCAAGCTACAGTTTCTCTAGAGGCTACTCACGAGCAGATTAAAAACTTACTTAATCAATCCCAGCTTCCATTAGAACTGATTATTCATGGTCCTATTGAGGCGATGATCATGGATCACTGCATTCCTTCTGCTGTAATCGGCTATAACTTTGACACCAGTCAAGACTTGTACAATAAGCAATATGAATTATTGGATACTGCTGGAGAAAAACATCCTATTAAAATTGACCAATATGGCCGCAACCATATCTTATTTGCAAAAGATCTTTGCTTGTATTCTTATCTTCCTGTTCTGCGCGGGGCAGCTTCTTATCGAATTGAAGGTCAGCATTATTCGCCTGACCTGATCGCTATATTAGCCAGTGCTTATCGCAACCAGCTTGATGCAATAAATTCAGCACAGGAAATCCAGCAAAACCATGACATTGTTGAGAAAATTGCTTTATCCAGTCCTCGTGAACTGGGAATTGGCGCTTTTCGTTACCGTATTTCTCGGTAA
- a CDS encoding ABC transporter substrate-binding protein, with amino-acid sequence MYNIGILQLTQNLDDAVNGFKQGLCEAGIDVKYHYLNADGNLSELPKLANKLAETKVDLIFACSTPAAKAAVDLADHIPVVFTPVFDPVGVGLAKTMNQPGGKATGMAGMVKATDKISFIKRLLPTAKKVGVLFHTGDTNAMLETNNFRIAAAGTFELIDLPISSPEDLSRLEEFLPSNLDALFVPIGRIIEENFATVVYYTDAINLPIIASHAPNVSAGALGALVSNHTHLGKDCAIQAIQILQGSQPDSIPIGIVEQPEILLNSFVACNLGIELPAELINQAKEIYE; translated from the coding sequence TTGTACAATATAGGTATTCTACAACTAACTCAAAACTTGGATGATGCGGTTAACGGTTTTAAACAGGGTTTATGTGAAGCGGGAATTGACGTCAAGTATCACTATTTGAATGCTGATGGCAATTTGTCTGAACTTCCTAAACTGGCGAATAAGCTTGCCGAAACAAAAGTTGACCTGATATTTGCTTGCTCTACGCCTGCAGCCAAAGCTGCCGTAGATTTAGCTGATCATATACCAGTAGTCTTCACGCCTGTTTTTGATCCGGTTGGTGTTGGGTTGGCGAAAACCATGAATCAGCCTGGCGGTAAAGCAACCGGTATGGCAGGTATGGTCAAAGCCACTGACAAAATCAGTTTCATTAAGCGCTTGCTGCCAACAGCTAAAAAAGTCGGAGTCCTGTTTCACACAGGAGATACCAATGCCATGTTAGAAACCAATAATTTTCGCATTGCAGCAGCTGGAACCTTCGAGTTGATTGATTTACCAATCAGTAGCCCAGAAGATTTATCCCGTTTAGAAGAATTTTTACCGTCAAACTTAGATGCATTATTTGTGCCAATCGGCCGAATCATTGAAGAAAATTTTGCTACTGTTGTCTATTATACAGATGCAATCAATTTACCGATTATCGCTTCACATGCTCCAAATGTCTCGGCCGGAGCTTTGGGCGCGTTAGTTTCCAATCATACTCACTTAGGAAAAGACTGCGCAATCCAAGCTATTCAAATTCTTCAAGGGTCGCAGCCTGACAGTATACCGATTGGAATAGTTGAACAACCTGAAATATTACTTAATTCGTTCGTAGCCTGCAACTTGGGAATTGAGTTGCCAGCTGAATTAATAAATCAAGCAAAAGAAATTTATGAATAA